A stretch of the Azorhizobium caulinodans ORS 571 genome encodes the following:
- the moaD gene encoding molybdopterin converting factor subunit 1, whose protein sequence is MKVLYFAWLRERVGVPEEEVEVPAEVRTVSELAAFLRAKGGGHAHAFDNPAVVRAALDRKHVKPDAPLGAAREIAFFPPMTGG, encoded by the coding sequence GTGAAGGTGCTTTATTTCGCCTGGCTGCGCGAACGTGTGGGGGTTCCGGAGGAAGAGGTGGAGGTGCCCGCCGAGGTGCGCACCGTCTCCGAACTCGCGGCCTTCCTGCGCGCGAAGGGCGGCGGCCATGCCCATGCCTTCGACAATCCGGCCGTGGTGCGCGCCGCTCTCGACCGCAAGCATGTGAAGCCGGATGCGCCCCTCGGCGCGGCACGGGAGATCGCCTTCTTCCCGCCCATGACCGGAGGCTGA
- a CDS encoding molybdenum cofactor biosynthesis protein MoaE: MFGVRVQAEDFDAAAEIAALAQGRTDIGAVVTFSGLCRADVKDGLPLAALHLEHYPGMAEAEMERILYEARTRWPLSGGRVVHRFGRIVPGENIVLVVTASPHRGAAFAAAEFLMDWLKTSAPFWKKEERPGAADDGAWVEAKDADDDAALRWGSPSA, encoded by the coding sequence CTGTTCGGCGTCCGCGTGCAGGCTGAGGATTTCGACGCCGCCGCAGAGATCGCCGCTCTGGCGCAGGGCCGCACGGACATCGGCGCGGTGGTGACGTTCAGCGGCCTGTGCCGGGCGGACGTCAAGGACGGCCTGCCGCTGGCCGCCCTGCATCTCGAACATTATCCCGGCATGGCAGAAGCCGAGATGGAGCGCATCCTCTACGAGGCCCGCACCCGCTGGCCGCTCTCCGGTGGCCGTGTCGTGCACCGCTTCGGGCGCATCGTGCCCGGCGAGAACATCGTGCTGGTCGTCACCGCCTCGCCCCATCGCGGGGCGGCCTTCGCGGCGGCCGAATTCCTCATGGACTGGCTGAAGACCTCCGCCCCCTTCTGGAAGAAGGAGGAACGCCCCGGCGCGGCCGATGACGGCGCCTGGGTCGAGGCCAAGGACGCGGACGACGACGCCGCCCTGCGCTGGGGCTCGCCTTCGGCCTGA
- the pgsA gene encoding CDP-diacylglycerol--glycerol-3-phosphate 3-phosphatidyltransferase, with protein MAEAVTRPSSPAPARNLAFSVPNILTYSRCAAVPLVAACLFWADILQGGLSLRWVALGLFIAAAVTDFFDGYLARAWSQQSAIGRMLDPIADKLLVSTCLLMLASDGTIRGWSLWAAIVILCREILVSGLREFLAELRVSVPVSRLAKWKTTLQLIAVGFLLAGEAGDRLIHGVTYAGLALLWISAVLTLYTGYDYFRAGGRHLVSGDNR; from the coding sequence ATGGCCGAAGCAGTGACCCGCCCTTCTTCTCCCGCACCGGCGCGGAACCTCGCCTTCTCCGTGCCGAACATTCTCACCTATTCCCGCTGCGCGGCGGTGCCGCTGGTGGCCGCGTGCCTGTTCTGGGCCGACATCCTGCAAGGCGGCCTGTCGCTGCGCTGGGTGGCGCTCGGCCTGTTCATCGCCGCCGCCGTGACGGATTTCTTCGACGGCTATCTCGCCCGCGCCTGGTCGCAGCAGTCGGCCATCGGCCGCATGCTCGATCCCATCGCGGACAAGCTGCTGGTTTCCACCTGCCTCTTGATGCTGGCGTCGGACGGCACCATCCGCGGCTGGTCGCTGTGGGCGGCCATCGTCATCCTGTGCCGCGAGATTCTCGTCTCGGGCCTGCGGGAATTCCTCGCCGAGCTGCGCGTCAGCGTGCCGGTGTCCCGGCTCGCCAAATGGAAGACCACGCTCCAGCTCATCGCCGTCGGCTTCCTGCTGGCGGGCGAGGCAGGCGACCGGCTGATCCATGGCGTGACCTATGCGGGCCTTGCCCTGCTGTGGATCTCCGCCGTGCTCACCCTCTACACGGGCTATGACTATTTCCGGGCCGGCGGGCGCCATCTGGTGTCGGGAGACAATCGGTGA